The sequence TGCATTAAAAACGCTGAGCCACGAATCCTCGTCTTCGCCCGCCATGTCGTTATTCGCGTGGTCTCCGGCAACTACCATGAAGGAACGCAGTACCACGGACTTATATCCCGCTTCGCTTACCTTTGCAAGAACTGCCTCGCAGGACGTATCCTCCGGCTCACCCTCTACCGTGCCGATAAATACGTTTTCATAGCCGAGAGTATTCATTTGCGTCTGCATCTGAGAGTAAGATACCTTCGCGGTATGCGAGGTGCCGTGTCCCATTAAAACGAAAGCCGTGCCGGCCTCTGCGGCAACCGCCGGACTTTGAAATCCGCTCTCCCAAACAGCAGTCGCGGTCACTGCCTTTGCAACGGCTTCTTTGTCGGAGTTTATGACCGAAGCGTCAGAGCCCACTTCGCCAAGAAGTGGCTCTGCTATAACGATATTATTAAACTGTCCCTCGTAAGCCGTAACGGCTTCGACGATCTCGTCGTATTCCGCGCCGTGCATAAGATGTGTGGGCTGGATAACGAGATTTATTACTCCGTTTGAAACGGCGCGTTCAAGCGCCTGAGTTATATTGTCTATCTTCTCTCCGTCGCGCGCCTGTACGTGATTTATGATTATCTGCGACGTGAACGCACGGCGCACCGACCAGTCGGGATAAGCCGCCGCAAGCGCGTCCTCTATGCCTTTAATGTCAGCGGCACGGCTGTCGTTAAACGACGTGCCGAAGCTTACTACGAGCAATTCGTTCTCGCCTATGCCGTCGGAATTGAGCGGATCGTCAAGCGATGCGTCGCCCGTATCGCGGCCGAAATAGTCGGGATCGGCGTTCTCGCCGGCAACCAATGCCTTCTGCTCGTCGGTGAGCGCATCCCACGCGGCGCGCGCCGCTTCGCACTGAGCGTCGGTGTCCTCGCTCCACGTCTGAACGTATATGGCGTCTATGAGCGCGGCTGCATCGTCCGCCGCAGCCTGGTCTGCGTCCTGCAAGGCAGTCTGCGCATCGGGCTCTGCATCTTCGCTCCCGCCTGCCTTCTGAGATGAGCATCCCGCCGCCATGAGTATAAGGCAGAACGCCAAAACCAACGGTATAAGTCTCTTTATGATCTTCATTTTTTTGTCCTCCGTATTTTTATTTTAAGGGTCTTATGCCCCTAAAGGCAATATAAAAAGTAAAACGCGGCAGCTCTGTTAGAACTGCCGCAGCCGTTTTTCTGCATGACAAAACATACCTACCCGCCCCAATATCGAGAGCATGTAAGTAAAACTACGTTTAAGCAGGTCTCCTGACTTACGCCTCATAAGCCTGTTCGCACAGCCTTCTCAGGGAGCATCCCCAATGACCGGCTTTCGCCGCGTGCGTGGCCTCACGCGCATACAGTGGCGGTACCGTTTCGGATTCTGACCGAATTCACTATTCTCCGCCGTCCCTTTGGCGGGATGGGCGGCACTTAAACGTATATTTATTTACTTAAATCATAAGCCTTTGGTTCACTTTTGTCAACCTCGGCGCGCCCGCGGGCTTTTGCGCATTTTTTTGCGCACCCGGCGCAGCCCGGAGAGCATCCGCACGAACCTCTGTTTTTATATATCGTTCTTACTGCGAAGAACACCGCAGCCGCTACAGCCGCAATGATGAAAATATCCCATCCGTTAAGCATAAGGGTTCCTCCTTACATAAATCCCATCATAAGGCTTATAAGCCGCACGACGAACGCCGCAGCCCATGCTATAACGCACTGTATGACAACCACAAAAACAGACCACTTCCCGCCGAGCTCACGCTTTACAGAAGCAATGGCCGCCACGCACGGCGTATAAAGAAGGCAAAAAACGAGCATAGACATCGCTCCCACGGCCGTCATTACCGTTCCTACGCCGCCCGACGCGCCGAAAAGCACCTCAAGCGTCGAAACGACGCTTTCCTTTGCAATAAATCCCGTAATAAGCGCGGTGCATATGCGCCAGTCGCCCAGTCCCAGCGGCGCGAAT is a genomic window of Clostridia bacterium containing:
- a CDS encoding sirohydrochlorin cobaltochelatase encodes the protein MKIIKRLIPLVLAFCLILMAAGCSSQKAGGSEDAEPDAQTALQDADQAAADDAAALIDAIYVQTWSEDTDAQCEAARAAWDALTDEQKALVAGENADPDYFGRDTGDASLDDPLNSDGIGENELLVVSFGTSFNDSRAADIKGIEDALAAAYPDWSVRRAFTSQIIINHVQARDGEKIDNITQALERAVSNGVINLVIQPTHLMHGAEYDEIVEAVTAYEGQFNNIVIAEPLLGEVGSDASVINSDKEAVAKAVTATAVWESGFQSPAVAAEAGTAFVLMGHGTSHTAKVSYSQMQTQMNTLGYENVFIGTVEGEPEDTSCEAVLAKVSEAGYKSVVLRSFMVVAGDHANNDMAGEDEDSWLSVFNASGNFESVDVQIEGLGRIPAIQSIYVQHTGNAISSVE
- a CDS encoding FeoB-associated Cys-rich membrane protein, encoding MLNGWDIFIIAAVAAAVFFAVRTIYKNRGSCGCSPGCAGCAKKCAKARGRAEVDKSEPKAYDLSK